Proteins co-encoded in one Deltaproteobacteria bacterium genomic window:
- a CDS encoding aminotransferase class IV, producing the protein MSKVYINGQLVSETAAKLSVFDRGFLYGEGVFETLRAYAGRVAFPALHYHRLRENCERLQIDLPLDEYAFEKTVQKVLAANRLREAVVRVTISAGGTAYTFDRPPHLDANVVLFARRFRPKPERLYHQGASIIVVTSVCGEPPALANLKTTSYLCRMLARQEVQAARADEGLLLNQRGWVLEGTATNLLLVRKGRLYTPPLSDGVLPGVTRFGILGVADSLDIPWREAHISIENLKAADEIFLTGTTSEVLPVREIRDITIKPRTPGPITRQLMAAYQQLLPH; encoded by the coding sequence ATGAGCAAAGTCTATATTAACGGACAGCTCGTGTCGGAAACGGCGGCGAAGCTCTCCGTCTTCGACCGCGGATTTCTCTACGGCGAAGGCGTCTTCGAGACGTTGCGCGCGTATGCCGGCCGCGTCGCGTTTCCCGCGCTCCATTACCACCGACTGCGCGAAAACTGCGAACGACTCCAAATCGATCTCCCGCTGGACGAATACGCGTTCGAAAAAACCGTGCAAAAAGTCCTCGCCGCCAATCGCTTACGCGAGGCCGTGGTGCGCGTCACGATCAGCGCTGGAGGCACGGCGTACACCTTCGACCGCCCGCCCCACCTCGACGCCAACGTCGTCTTGTTCGCACGGCGTTTTCGGCCGAAACCGGAACGCCTTTACCACCAAGGCGCCTCGATCATCGTCGTCACATCGGTCTGTGGAGAACCGCCGGCACTCGCGAATTTGAAGACCACGAGTTATCTCTGTCGGATGTTGGCGCGCCAAGAGGTCCAGGCCGCGCGCGCCGACGAAGGCCTGTTGTTGAATCAACGCGGTTGGGTCTTAGAAGGCACGGCCACGAATCTCTTGCTCGTCCGCAAAGGCCGCCTCTACACGCCGCCACTCAGCGACGGCGTGTTGCCGGGCGTCACCCGTTTCGGCATTTTAGGAGTCGCCGACAGTCTCGACATCCCGTGGCGCGAGGCCCATATCTCCATCGAAAATCTGAAGGCCGCCGACGAAATTTTTCTGACCGGCACCACCAGCGAAGTCCTGCCCGTCCGTGAAATCCGCGACATCACGATCAAGCCCCGCACCCCCGGCCCGATCACCCGCCAACTGATGGCCGCCTATCAACAACTACTGCCGCACTGA
- a CDS encoding chorismate-binding protein — protein MPGTPAIVPLATPPDVTAALQAVSTAGPSFCMDTGGRYTFIGIRPVAQFQCVGGFITTQQGSRTRTAIDNPVDALRGFATILQDLPIDPYLPFYGGLVGYVGFEWGARAIPDTRADGNQELPDAWLGLFDTVLVIDHVERSAYVASLGLDHTVQSRPALAEARAEELAALVTEHATSSLDDPEAHRLLPNHDTERSLSTSILSHRATDRDHPIAFMAEDLTPVSPRRRYRQIAQELKRCLWQGVAQRINLAPRYVGLMPQAPWAVHAQLRQTNPAPYATYLDTGSFQLCSLSPTSFLTMEQRELTAKPVLACGPYQHGIALPEPNEWLAETPGARGLLHRLREELMPLAEQGTVREDPAALEVDARSVHLTCNLRARLRADYGLVDALSIIVPGLSMTGFPKHNVVRLLLQHEPFRRHAYTGALGMWGPHGRAQFNLGVRLLTIREGLGYLHAANWLDPATDAEAALEATDQRVAAFFAQLHHLPIDTIHEQSLY, from the coding sequence GTGCCGGGCACTCCTGCTATTGTCCCTCTCGCCACGCCACCCGATGTCACGGCGGCGCTGCAGGCCGTCAGCACGGCCGGTCCCAGTTTTTGTATGGATACCGGCGGGCGGTACACCTTCATTGGCATCCGTCCCGTCGCGCAGTTCCAATGTGTTGGCGGCTTCATCACCACGCAACAGGGGTCCCGCACCCGCACCGCGATCGACAACCCGGTCGACGCGCTGCGCGGCTTTGCCACCATTTTGCAAGATTTGCCGATCGATCCGTATCTCCCCTTTTATGGCGGACTCGTCGGCTACGTCGGCTTCGAATGGGGCGCACGCGCCATTCCGGATACCCGTGCCGATGGCAACCAAGAACTCCCCGACGCGTGGTTAGGCCTGTTCGACACCGTGCTCGTCATCGACCACGTCGAACGGAGTGCGTACGTCGCCTCGCTCGGCCTCGACCACACCGTGCAATCACGGCCCGCATTAGCGGAGGCCCGCGCCGAAGAACTGGCCGCGCTCGTGACGGAACACGCGACGTCATCGCTTGACGATCCGGAAGCGCATCGCCTGCTGCCCAACCACGATACCGAACGCTCGCTCTCGACCAGCATCCTCTCGCACCGCGCCACGGATCGGGATCATCCGATCGCGTTCATGGCCGAAGATCTCACCCCGGTCAGTCCGCGCCGCCGCTATCGCCAAATCGCGCAGGAATTGAAACGCTGCCTCTGGCAAGGCGTAGCGCAACGCATCAACTTGGCGCCACGGTACGTCGGCCTGATGCCGCAAGCCCCATGGGCCGTGCATGCGCAGTTACGGCAGACCAATCCGGCGCCATACGCCACGTACCTCGACACCGGCTCGTTCCAACTTTGCTCCCTCTCGCCCACGTCGTTTCTGACCATGGAACAGCGCGAACTCACCGCCAAGCCCGTATTGGCGTGCGGCCCGTATCAGCACGGCATCGCGCTGCCGGAACCGAACGAATGGCTTGCGGAAACACCGGGCGCCCGTGGATTGCTGCACCGCTTGCGCGAAGAACTGATGCCGCTCGCCGAACAAGGGACCGTGCGGGAAGACCCGGCCGCGTTGGAAGTCGATGCGCGCAGTGTCCACCTGACATGTAACTTGCGCGCGCGGCTCCGCGCCGATTACGGATTAGTCGACGCATTAAGCATCATCGTGCCGGGACTTTCGATGACCGGCTTCCCGAAACACAACGTGGTCCGCCTGTTGCTGCAACACGAACCGTTCCGTCGCCACGCCTACACCGGCGCACTCGGGATGTGGGGCCCGCACGGGCGCGCGCAATTTAACCTCGGCGTTCGGCTGCTGACCATCCGCGAAGGCCTCGGTTATCTCCACGCCGCGAACTGGCTCGATCCAGCGACCGACGCCGAGGCCGCGCTCGAAGCCACCGACCAGCGCGTGGCCGCATTCTTCGCGCAACTCCACCATCTCCCGATCGACACGATCCATGAGCAAAGTCTATATTAA
- a CDS encoding ParB/RepB/Spo0J family partition protein: protein MLLQVLPITGLNIADDSFRMSFAPRLERLTSSIKTIGVVQPIVARHTVDGAYQIVAGYRRVVACQALGRQTIPALVYDHSALPVFQAFLHNLHDNLATRGLNLIEEAHVLERLLGSYGIAEDDLVKTYLPLMEEDASYRVLHQLLSLMQCAGPAKALIVDKRYALSTAARIAEFSPSTQEALVKVLRPLRATPAKLNDLLVMIREIAARDAVSVEDVLERYQLLAVVIDPTVAPPAKVEALRKTLQGVRLPTLMERQQQFASMIRDLALPQTAKLTADPYFEDPRIKLEYQFKAPEELATLVTQLQQAFDRQSWRKIFEWYRV, encoded by the coding sequence ATGCTACTTCAAGTCCTCCCAATTACCGGTCTCAATATCGCCGACGACAGTTTCCGAATGAGTTTCGCGCCGCGACTCGAACGACTCACCTCCTCGATCAAGACGATCGGCGTGGTGCAACCGATTGTCGCGCGTCACACCGTGGACGGCGCGTATCAAATCGTCGCCGGATATCGGCGCGTGGTCGCGTGCCAGGCACTGGGTCGTCAAACCATCCCGGCGCTGGTCTACGACCACAGCGCGTTGCCGGTCTTTCAGGCCTTCCTACACAATTTGCACGACAACTTGGCCACGCGCGGCTTGAACCTCATTGAAGAAGCACACGTGTTGGAACGCCTGCTCGGCAGTTACGGCATCGCCGAAGACGATTTAGTGAAGACCTATCTCCCGCTGATGGAAGAAGACGCCAGTTATCGCGTCCTCCACCAACTGTTGTCCTTAATGCAGTGCGCGGGACCAGCCAAGGCCTTGATCGTGGACAAGCGCTACGCATTGTCCACGGCTGCTCGGATCGCGGAGTTCAGCCCGAGCACCCAAGAGGCGTTGGTCAAGGTGTTGCGGCCGTTGCGCGCGACACCGGCCAAATTGAACGACTTGCTCGTCATGATCCGCGAGATCGCCGCCCGAGACGCCGTCAGCGTCGAAGACGTGCTGGAGCGCTATCAACTCCTCGCCGTCGTGATCGATCCGACTGTCGCTCCGCCGGCCAAGGTCGAGGCATTGCGCAAAACGCTGCAAGGCGTGCGCTTGCCAACGCTGATGGAACGCCAACAACAATTCGCCTCGATGATCCGCGACTTGGCGTTGCCGCAGACGGCGAAACTAACCGCCGATCCCTACTTCGAAGACCCCCGCATTAAGCTGGAGTACCAATTCAAGGCCCCGGAAGAGCTGGCGACCCTGGTCACTCAGTTGCAACAAGCCTTCGACCGTCAGTCATGGCGCAAGATCTTCGAATGGTACCGCGTATAA
- a CDS encoding glutamate dehydrogenase, which produces MTAKHSAFAEVNTYVRRVAKRLQIPDAYLNIMLNPYRELRVQVMIHRDDGSIFETFGYRIQHNAARGPYKGGIRYHPDVNEDEVRALASLMTWKNALVDIPFGGAKGGITVDPRQLSPRELQDLTRSFTRKIDMALGPYRDVPAPDVNTNAEVMGWIMDEYGRRHGHTPAVVTGKPLALGGSKGRQAATGRGVSLVTQWAANDNGIDVPGARIVLQGFGNVGTYAAEFLMQAGAKIIAVSDVDGAIYAKDGLDIPALLAWVREHRTVKGFPGAEPIDGAKLLTIPCDILIPAAMGGVITMANAAQIQTKLLIEGANHPVTPDAAAALEQRGIPIIPDILANAGGVTVSYFEWTQNLQQFFWSEAEVNQRLGERLETAYRTMSETVVESQCTYREAAYLIALRRVWEAMQLRGI; this is translated from the coding sequence ATGACAGCGAAGCATTCGGCGTTTGCAGAGGTGAATACCTATGTCCGGCGGGTGGCGAAGCGGCTGCAAATCCCGGACGCGTATCTGAACATCATGCTCAATCCGTATCGCGAACTGCGGGTCCAAGTGATGATCCATCGCGACGATGGCTCGATTTTCGAGACCTTCGGCTATCGCATTCAGCACAATGCGGCGCGCGGTCCTTATAAAGGTGGGATTCGTTACCATCCGGACGTGAACGAAGACGAAGTCCGTGCGCTGGCGTCGTTGATGACGTGGAAGAACGCGTTGGTCGATATCCCGTTCGGCGGGGCGAAGGGTGGGATCACGGTCGATCCGCGCCAACTCTCGCCGCGCGAATTGCAAGACCTGACCCGTTCGTTCACGCGCAAGATCGACATGGCGCTCGGGCCGTATCGCGATGTCCCGGCGCCGGACGTGAACACCAATGCCGAAGTGATGGGTTGGATCATGGATGAATACGGTCGGCGGCACGGACACACGCCGGCCGTGGTGACGGGAAAGCCGTTGGCGCTGGGCGGTTCCAAGGGACGGCAAGCGGCCACCGGGCGAGGCGTGAGTCTCGTTACGCAGTGGGCGGCGAACGATAACGGGATCGACGTCCCGGGGGCGCGGATCGTGTTGCAAGGATTCGGCAACGTCGGGACCTATGCGGCGGAGTTCCTGATGCAAGCGGGCGCGAAAATTATCGCGGTGAGCGATGTCGATGGCGCGATCTATGCGAAAGACGGACTCGATATCCCGGCGCTGTTGGCGTGGGTGCGGGAACATCGCACGGTCAAAGGGTTCCCCGGCGCGGAGCCGATCGACGGTGCGAAGCTACTCACGATCCCGTGCGACATCCTGATTCCTGCCGCGATGGGGGGCGTGATTACGATGGCGAACGCGGCCCAAATTCAAACCAAGCTGTTGATTGAAGGGGCCAATCATCCGGTGACTCCGGACGCCGCAGCGGCGTTGGAGCAGCGGGGGATCCCGATCATCCCCGACATCCTGGCTAACGCCGGCGGCGTGACCGTGTCGTACTTCGAATGGACGCAGAACTTACAGCAATTCTTCTGGAGCGAGGCGGAAGTGAATCAACGACTCGGCGAACGGCTCGAAACGGCGTATCGCACCATGTCCGAGACCGTCGTGGAATCACAATGCACGTATCGCGAGGCCGCGTATCTGATCGCACTCCGCCGCGTCTGGGAAGCGATGCAGCTGCGCGGGATTTGA
- a CDS encoding nucleoside deaminase: MRAALAEAELAGAQGEVPIGAVAVVGEQIVARAHNRREADGNPLGHAEILLLQQLIGTRASWRLDDVTLYVTCEPCLMCAGALLQARLARLVYGCADPKAGACGSLYQVLDDARLNHRIPCTAGVLAADCGALLSAFFRGLRGCKSVKA, encoded by the coding sequence ATGCGTGCGGCGCTGGCGGAGGCGGAATTGGCGGGCGCCCAAGGCGAAGTCCCGATCGGGGCCGTCGCGGTCGTCGGCGAGCAAATCGTGGCGCGGGCCCACAACCGACGTGAAGCCGACGGCAATCCACTGGGACACGCGGAAATTCTGCTGCTGCAGCAACTCATCGGCACTCGTGCCAGTTGGCGGCTCGACGACGTCACGCTGTACGTCACGTGTGAACCGTGTCTGATGTGCGCGGGCGCATTACTGCAAGCGCGGCTCGCACGACTCGTTTACGGTTGCGCCGATCCGAAGGCCGGCGCCTGCGGCTCGCTTTACCAAGTTCTCGACGACGCGCGCCTCAATCACCGCATCCCATGCACCGCTGGCGTTTTGGCCGCCGACTGCGGCGCGCTGCTCTCGGCGTTTTTTCGAGGGTTGCGGGGATGTAAGTCAGTGAAGGCGTAG